The region AGACCAGCACCACCAGCACACCCAACTGAACACCCGGCCCCATCACCGTGCGGGAGAGTCGGCAGCCGAGGCGCACCGCCGCGGCCGTGCCGGCACCGAAGGAGCAAGCACTCCCCGCCAACCTCTCAGGTACCCGTACCGCACGGCGAGGCCACTCTGGAAAGCAGCGCCACGCCGTCGCCCGCCGACGCCGGAGGCGCTCGCCCACGGTGAAAGCCGCCCGGACCGCGCCAGCGCGGGTCGCCGCGGTGAATCTCTCAGGCACCCGTGACAGAGGGGGAGTCCCCGCCCGGCCCTATCGACCGTGCTCCGAAGAGGACTCCATGACCGACCCGTCAGTGCCCGTCCCGCCCGCACCCGCAGCGGCGCCCATGCCCGTCGCCGCCCCCGCGCACCCCCCGGTTCCACTCCTGCAGACCCCGCTCCACGCGGCCCACGTCGCCGCCGGCGCCACGATGGTGCCGTTCGCGGGCTGGTCGATGCCGGTGAAGTACACCTCCGACGTCGCCGAGCACGTCGCCGTCCGCACCACCGCGGGCCTGTTCGACATCTCGCACATGGCGCAGATCGCCGTCGTCGGCCCGGACGCCGCGGCCTTCCTCGACCACGCCCTCGCCGGCCGCCTCAGCGCCCTCGCGCCGCTCCAGAGCCGCTACACGATGATGCTCACGCCCTCCGGCGGCATCGTCGACGACCTCATCGTCACGAACACGCACACCACCGCGCCGGAAGGCGCCCCCACCGACTTCCTCGTCGTCGCCAACGCCGCCAACGCCGGCCCCGTCGTCGCGGCCCTCACCGAGCGGATCACGACGGCGCAGGGCACCTTCGACGTCACCGTCGCCGACACGGGGCGCGCGCTCGTCGCGGTGCAGGGCCCGCGCGCGCAGGCGATCCTGGGCGACCTCGAGGCCGCCGGGCGCCTGGCGCTGGACGCGAGCGCCGGCGTCGACCTCGCCACGCTCCGCTACTACCGCACCGCCCCCGGCACGTTCGACGGCGGCGCCGTCACCCTGAGCCGGACCGGCTACACCGGCGAGGACGGCTTCGAGATCTCGATCGCCCCCGAGCGCGCGACCGCCCTGTGGAAGGCGCTGCTCGCCGTCGGGCAGCCCCACGGCCTGGTGCTCGCGGGCCTCGCGAGCCGGGACACGCTGCGACTCGAGGCCGGGATGCCGCTGTACGGCCACGAGCTCACGCTGGACACGCTCCCGGCGCAGGCGGGGCTCGGCCGCGTCGTCGTGACGGCGAAGGAGTCCTTCGTGGGGCGCGAGGCGACCCTCGCGGGCCCGACGGCGGACGCCCCCGTGCTCGTCGGGCTCGCGCTGCCCGGTCGGCGCGCGGGCCGCGCCGGCTACGCCGTCGTGACGCCCGACGGCGAGCCCGCGGGCACCGTCACCTCCGGCGTCCTGTCCCCCACGCTCGGCCACCCGATCGCGATGGCGTACGTGGCCCCGCACCTCGCGGCGATCGGCACGGCGCTCGCCGTCGACGTCCGCGGTACCGCCATCACGGGCGAGGTCGTCGCCCTGCCGTTCTACCGCCGCAGCGAGGAGTCCTGACGATGACCACTCCCTTCGTCGACCGCCACATCGGTCTGACCGACGCCGACTCCGCCGCGATGCTCGCGGCCACCGGCCACGAGAGCATCGCGTCGCTGATGCGCGCGGCGATCCCGCCCGCCGTCGCCGACTCCTTCGCGGCCGCGCGTGACGGCGAGGACGACGGCGAGACGGACGTCCTTCCGGCACCGGCCTCCGAGGCCGAGACCCTCGCCGAGCTGCGCGATCTCGCCTCGCGCAACACCGTGACCACCTCGCTCATCGGCCTGGGCTACTACGGCACCCACACGCCGAGCGTGATCCAGCGCAACGTGCTCGAGAACCCGTCCTGGTACACGGCGTACACGCCGTACCAGCCGGAGATCAGTCAGGGCCGGCTCGAGGCGCTCATCAACTACCAGACGATGATCACCGACCTCACGGGCCTCGACATCGCGAACGCGTCGATGCTCGACGAGGGCACCGCCGTGGTCGAGGCGATGCTGCTGGCGCGGCGCGCGTCCAAGGTCAAGGGCACGGTCTTCCTGGTCGACGCCGATGCCCTCCCCCAGACCCAGCGCCTCCTCGCGCACCGCGCCGAGGCCCTGGGCATCCAGCTCGAGACGATCGACCTCGCGGCGGACGGGGCGGCCGACGCCGTCGCGCAGCTCCCCGAGGGCGAGGTCTTCGGGGCGTTCGTGCAGTACCCGGGCGCGTCCGGACTCGTCTGGGACCCGAGCGAGGTCATCGCCGCGGTGAGGGCGCGGGGGCGCTCGCCGTCGTCGCCGCCGACCTCCTGGCCCTCACCCTCGCGAAGGCGCCGGGCGAGCTCGGCGCGGACATCGCCGTCGGGACCTCGCAGCGCTTCGGCGTCCCGATGGGCTTCGGCGGGCCGCACGCGGGCTACATGGCCGTGCGCAAGGGGCTCGAGCGGCAGCTGCCCGGGCGCCTCGTAGGCGTGTCGCAGGACGCCGACGGCAACCCCGGCTACCGGCTCGCGCTCCAGACGCGCGAGCAGCACATCCGCCGCGAGAAGGCGACGTCAAACATCTGCACCGCACAGGTGCTGCTGGCCGTGATGGCGTCGATGTATGCGGTCTACCACGGGCCGGTGGGGCTGCGGCGGATCGCGCAGCAGGTGCACGGCAGGGCCGACCTGGTGGCAAGCCAACTCCGGGACCTGGGGCTGACCGTCGTGCACGACGCGTTCTTCGACACCGTGCGGGTCACCGGGCTCGACGCCGAGGCCGCGTTCGCACGCCTGCGCGAGGCCGGCTACACGCCGCACCTGGTCAACGGCGAGACGCTGCAGGTGAGCGTCGACGAGACCACCACGGCGCACAACGCCGTCGAGATCGCGTACTTCCTCTCTGGTGCCGAGGAGCACTCGATCGGGCTGCTGGACGGTCACACCGCCCCCGTGCTCCCCGCCACCCTCGAGCGCACGTCGGACTTCCTCACCCACCCGACGTTCCACAGCTACCACTCCGAGACCGCGATGATGCGCTACCTCAAGCGCCTCGCCGACCTCGACTACGCGCTCGACCGCGGCATGATCCCGCTCGGCTCGTGCACGATGAAGCTGAACGCGGCCACCGAGATGGCGGCCGTGACGTGGCCCGAGTTCGCGAACCTCCACCCGTTCGCGCCGGAGGGTGACGCCGAGGGGTACCTCTCGATGATCGGCGACCTCGAGACGTGGCTGGCCGACATCACGGGCTACGACACGGTCTCGCTGCAGCCGAACGCCGGGTCGCAGGGCGAGCTGGCCGGGCTGCTGGCGATCCGTGGCTACCACCGCTCCAGAGGAGACGTCCACAGGGATGTCTGTCTCATCCCCGCCTCGGCGCACGGGACCAACGCGGCCTCGGCGGTGCTCGCGGGCATGCGCGTGGTGGTCGTGGCGTGCGACGCGGCGGGCAACGTCGACGTCGCCGACCTGCGCGCGAAGATCGAGGCGAACTCCGCCGAGCTCGCCGCGCTGATGATCACCTACCCCTCCACGCACGGGGTCTACGAGCACGAGATCGTCGCGATCACGGACGCGGTGCACGACGCCGGCGGCCAGGTCTACATCGACGGCGCGAACCTCAACGCGCTGGTTGGCTACGGGCGGTTCGGGGACGTCGGCGGCGACGTCAGCCACCTGAACCTGCACAAGACCTTCTGCATCCCGCACGGCGGTGGTGGCCCCGGCGTCGGGCCGGTGGCGGCCAAGGCGCACCTGGCGGAGTTCCTGCCCGGCGCGGGCGGGCGCGACCCGCTCGCGAACCCGGTCTCGGCGGCGCCGTACGGCTCGGCCTCGATCCTGCCGATCACGTGGGCGTACGTGCGGATGATGGGCAGCGAGGGGCTGCGCGAGGCGACGGCGGCCGCCGTGCTGTCGGCGAACTACGTCGCGGCGCGGCTGCGCGAGGCGTTCCCGGTGCTCTACACGGGAGACGGCGGGCTGGTCGCCCACGAGTGCATCCTCGACATCCGCCCGCTGAAGGCCGCCACGGGGATCACGGTCGACGACGTCGCCAAGCGCCTCGTGGACTACGGCTTCCACTCCCCCACGATGAGCTTCCCCGTGGCGGGGACGCTGATGGTGGAGCCGACGGAGTCGGAGGACCTGGGCGAGATCGACCGGTTCGTCGAGGCGATGCTGGCGATCCGGGCGGAGGCCGACGCCGTGGCCGCGGGTGAGTGGCCGGCCGGGGACAACCCGCTGGCGAACGCGCCGCACACGGCCCGCTCGGTGATCGAGGGCGAGTGGAGCCACCCGTACTCGCGCGAGGTGGCGGTCTACCCGGTGCCGGGCCTGATCCGGCACAAGTACTGGCCGGCGGTGCGCCGCATCGACCAGGCGTGGGGCGACCGCAACCTGGCGTGCGCCTGCCCACCCCCGGAGGCCTTCGCCTAGTACGCGAGAGACTTCGGGACGTCCGCGGGAGACTTTCGGACGCCTGCGAGAGACTTCCCGTGGCCGGGCCCCGCCGCCCGAGAAGACTGTGGCACGCTCCCGTCGTGCCCTCGTCGTTCACGCTTCGTACCAGCTCGACTGCCGCACCCTCGGTGCTGTTCCAGCTCTCGCTCGACGTCGACGCCCACATCGCTTCCACTCCCGGCTCGCGCGAGACGGCGGTGGGCGGTGTGACGCGGGGGCGCCTGGGCCCGGGTGACACGGTCACGTGGCGCGCGTGGCACCTCGGCGTTCGCTGGCGCATGACCTCACGCGTCGAGACCGAAGGCTGGGACGAGCCGCGCACCTTCACCGATCGACAGGTGCGCGGCCCGTTCCGCGCCTTCGCCCACGTCCACACGTTCGTCCCGACGACGGCGGGCACACTCATGATCGACGAGGTCACCCTGGCCTCGCCGCTCCTCGCAGCGCTCTCCGAGCGAGTCGTCCTGGTGCCGTACCTGCGGTGGCTGCTGCGCCGTCGTGCCGACCTTCTCGTCGAGGCGGCCGAGCGGCCCCGACCACCGTTGTCCACAGGTTGACGGCGAAGGACGCGCCGACGTGCCGATCTACGCGATCCTCGCGGCATGTCCATCAACGACGGCCGCCCGTTCCGCATCCGTGACGCCACGACGTTCGGCCTGAGCGACACCGACGTGCGTCACGCCATCCGCACCGGCGGTCTGCGGCGAGTGTTCCGCGGAGTGGCGGTCGACGGCGGCGCTCCCGACACGCGGGAGACACGGCTCGCCGCGCTCGCGCTGGTGATTCCCGACGGCGCAGCCGCCTCCGACCACACGGCGGCCTGGGTCTACGGCGCAGACACCCACCCGCCCGGGCAGCGCCACGACCTGCGGCCGATGTGCGTCGTCCCGCACGGACGCACCCGGCCCAGCCCCGACCGCGCCCACTCCCGACAGACTGTCCTCCCGGACCCCGACGTCGTCGAGCTCGACGGCGTCGCCGTCACATCACCGCTCCGGACGGCCTCGGACCTCCTCCGGCTGTGCTGGCGGCCGCCGACGCGCTGGTCCGCGCCGACGTCGTCGACCCCCTCCAGGTGGCCGAGTTCGTCCTCCCTCTACGACGTCTGCCGGGCACCAGGCAGGCGCAGGAGCTCGCACCACACGTCGACGGCAGGCGCGAGTCGCATTGAGAGTCGTGGATGGGCTGCCGGATGCTCGACGCCGGCCTGCCGCGGCCCGCGATCGCGCACCACATCGTGCACCGGGGCCGGAACTACTGGCTGGACTCGGCATTCGTGGAGCGCAAGGTCGCAGCGGAGTACGACGGCCGGGAGTTCCACTCGGACGAGGGCGACGTCGCGCACGACGGCGGCAGACGAGGCCAGATCGCGCACGAGCTCGGGTGGGCGTTCGTCATCGGGACGCGGGAGCGCATCTTCGGGACGGACGACTCGTTCGAGCGGGAGCTCGGCGACCTCATGAGCGTGCGAGTCCGGCCCCGGACGTGGTGAGCCGCTGCAGGGCCGGGGACGTCCCCGCGAGTCTCCGGAACTCTCTCGCTGGTGTCCCGAAGTCTCTCGCGGGTGCCCCAAAGTCTCTCGCGTTTCTGTCTCGCGGAGTCAGGGGGCGGGGAGCAGGAGGCCGTCGGTGACGAGGCCGCGTAGCTGCGGCTCCAGCTCGGCCGCGAGCGCCGTCGCGTCCACCTCGAGCAGCGCCCCGAGGGCCGCCACGATCTGCGCCCCGGTCAGCTCGCCGTCGCACGCCCCGACGAACGCCGCGAGCCCCGTCTCCGCCCGCACCGTGCGCCCGAAACCGCCGCCGGCACGCAGCAGCATCACCCGCGGCGACGCCTCGCCCGGCGTGAAGAACCGCTCGTCGCTGACGTCGGGCGCCACCTGCCAGCGCCGCTCCAGCAGCGCCTCCGGCGTGAGGTCCCGCAGGAGGTCGACGGCGCGCAGCACCCCCGCGATCGCCCCACCCAGCGGCTGGGCCACCGTCCCGGTGATCTCCTCCACCCGCCGCCACGGACTCACCTCCGCCCCGGCCCCGGCGGGCCGCCGCAGGGTCACGAACCCGAACCCGACGCCCTCGACGTCGCGCGAGGCGAGGTCGTCCAGCCACGCGCCGTAGGCGGCCTCGTAGCGCGCCCGGTCGCGGTCGGGGGTGAGCCCGCCGTCGCGCAGCCACAGCTCGGCGTACTCCGCCGGGTCCTGGACCTCGCGCTGCACCACCCAGCCGTCGAGCCCGGCCTCCGCGAGCCACTCCCCCACCCGCTCGCGCCACGCCTCGCCGCGCCGGTGCTCCCAGTTGCCGAGCAGCTGGGCCACACCGCCCGGCGCCAGCACCTGGCCCACCGTCGTCACGAGCGAGCGCACGACGTCGTCGCCCACCTGCCCGCCGTCGCGGTACGTGAAGTCCCCCACCTGCCCGCCGGGCCCGCGCGGCGTGATGACGAACGGCGGGTTCGAGACCACCAGGTCGAAGGTCTCCCCGCGCACCGGGTCCAGC is a window of Litorihabitans aurantiacus DNA encoding:
- a CDS encoding DUF7059 domain-containing protein — protein: MSDPIPAEPAPAAPRAEPADLDLLRSDLTAADYTLDGVRAVIGDVAAGALEREEAWPARRATADLHTPAAVLLRLFQLGEDVARADLDGALAGLGTAGAERLGLVTTAGAGGGDAVRARCDLTPHAFVDAAGEAQWWIASDRSELARRGAIGEDHVLGVGGASRTLAQITVRDPRERVLDVGTGCGIQALHAAQHARAVVGTDVDPRALAFARFNAGLAGADLDLREGSMLDPVRGETFDLVVSNPPFVITPRGPGGQVGDFTYRDGGQVGDDVVRSLVTTVGQVLAPGGVAQLLGNWEHRRGEAWRERVGEWLAEAGLDGWVVQREVQDPAEYAELWLRDGGLTPDRDRARYEAAYGAWLDDLASRDVEGVGFGFVTLRRPAGAGAEVSPWRRVEEITGTVAQPLGGAIAGVLRAVDLLRDLTPEALLERRWQVAPDVSDERFFTPGEASPRVMLLRAGGGFGRTVRAETGLAAFVGACDGELTGAQIVAALGALLEVDATALAAELEPQLRGLVTDGLLLPAP
- the gcvT gene encoding glycine cleavage system aminomethyltransferase GcvT, translating into MTDPSVPVPPAPAAAPMPVAAPAHPPVPLLQTPLHAAHVAAGATMVPFAGWSMPVKYTSDVAEHVAVRTTAGLFDISHMAQIAVVGPDAAAFLDHALAGRLSALAPLQSRYTMMLTPSGGIVDDLIVTNTHTTAPEGAPTDFLVVANAANAGPVVAALTERITTAQGTFDVTVADTGRALVAVQGPRAQAILGDLEAAGRLALDASAGVDLATLRYYRTAPGTFDGGAVTLSRTGYTGEDGFEISIAPERATALWKALLAVGQPHGLVLAGLASRDTLRLEAGMPLYGHELTLDTLPAQAGLGRVVVTAKESFVGREATLAGPTADAPVLVGLALPGRRAGRAGYAVVTPDGEPAGTVTSGVLSPTLGHPIAMAYVAPHLAAIGTALAVDVRGTAITGEVVALPFYRRSEES
- a CDS encoding SRPBCC family protein gives rise to the protein MPSSFTLRTSSTAAPSVLFQLSLDVDAHIASTPGSRETAVGGVTRGRLGPGDTVTWRAWHLGVRWRMTSRVETEGWDEPRTFTDRQVRGPFRAFAHVHTFVPTTAGTLMIDEVTLASPLLAALSERVVLVPYLRWLLRRRADLLVEAAERPRPPLSTG